A genomic region of Alicyclobacillus sp. SO9 contains the following coding sequences:
- a CDS encoding bifunctional diguanylate cyclase/phosphodiesterase: protein MREGSEHREARLYQSEDWYRNLVELSPQAIVVHVNGEIIYANPAAVTLLGVPEARDLLGYSIFDLVDPNEREQLIYRSDHAMAKEGNTIELMEHVISFQGRILTVEGMGVGIRYDGHPAVQLFIRDITERKRAEQATRYAEDLLRGQNAVLNLIAQGTEVRETLTEIVSQIESKSPHRRCRIFVESGNHHFYVGSRNRINNNLWSKSLLSSSGATIGNIDIHNVFASPPTQTEIDLYDTYSQLAELAIRQWLAAEEISRLAYRDPLTNLPNRRVVEDTFTSLVSSTPDKLCAVMMLDIDRFKWINDTFGHDVGDQIIKVIANRLIECVGADDVVSRTGGDEFTIVVCDDCSREELWLLGEEILQSVQETVAVGEHEFSLTISVGIALYPKHGLTLKDLLKNADSAMYDAKAKGRNAISIYALRMNDKFEDRLILEHDIRHAFEHEEFVIEYQPKVDLGSYRITGAEALLRWFHPTRGMVSPDDFVKVAEDMGLIDVIGQWVLETVLKQLQDWDIQGARDVPIAVNVSAHQFVQPAFADFVGEALQRYRVQPQLLELEITETAFMTNIEVAAKNIRYLARMGVKIIFDDFGTGYSSLSLLNSFEIDSLKIDRSFVEGLSWRDATCESILISIISLGQSLGMNLIAEGVEDEEQLRFLKERDCNEAQGYLFSKSLSASALERLLTDNEPLRIDV, encoded by the coding sequence GAGGCAAGACTATACCAGTCTGAAGACTGGTATCGGAACTTGGTGGAACTTTCTCCCCAGGCCATTGTTGTACATGTTAATGGAGAGATTATCTATGCGAATCCCGCTGCCGTAACACTGCTGGGTGTACCTGAAGCTCGTGATTTGCTGGGATACTCTATTTTCGATCTCGTTGATCCAAACGAACGGGAGCAACTGATTTACCGATCGGATCATGCCATGGCGAAAGAAGGAAATACAATTGAGTTGATGGAACACGTCATTTCCTTTCAAGGCCGCATTTTGACGGTTGAGGGAATGGGTGTGGGTATCCGGTATGACGGACATCCGGCTGTACAGCTCTTTATTCGAGATATTACGGAAAGGAAAAGGGCAGAACAAGCCACTCGATATGCGGAAGACTTGCTGAGAGGTCAAAATGCAGTTCTCAACCTGATTGCTCAGGGTACTGAAGTGAGAGAAACGTTGACTGAGATTGTTTCCCAGATTGAATCAAAAAGCCCGCACCGCCGATGCAGAATTTTTGTGGAATCGGGGAATCATCACTTTTACGTTGGATCGCGCAATCGTATAAACAATAATTTGTGGTCCAAAAGTCTCCTTTCCTCTTCCGGCGCAACCATAGGCAACATTGATATTCACAATGTTTTTGCCAGTCCACCAACGCAAACTGAAATTGACCTCTACGACACGTACAGTCAATTGGCTGAACTTGCAATACGGCAGTGGTTGGCAGCGGAAGAAATTAGCCGATTGGCTTACCGTGATCCCCTTACAAATCTCCCAAACCGTCGCGTAGTTGAAGACACCTTTACGAGCCTCGTGTCGTCAACTCCTGACAAACTGTGTGCCGTGATGATGCTCGATATTGATCGTTTTAAATGGATTAACGATACGTTTGGTCATGACGTAGGCGACCAAATCATTAAAGTGATTGCGAATCGCCTGATAGAGTGTGTAGGAGCGGACGACGTGGTGAGTCGGACAGGAGGAGACGAGTTTACTATTGTGGTGTGCGACGACTGCAGCAGAGAAGAACTGTGGCTACTCGGTGAAGAAATTCTTCAGTCTGTGCAAGAAACTGTCGCCGTGGGAGAGCACGAGTTCAGCCTTACCATTAGCGTTGGCATCGCTTTGTATCCGAAACATGGACTGACTCTTAAAGACCTTTTAAAGAATGCGGATTCAGCGATGTATGATGCGAAAGCAAAGGGTCGTAACGCCATCAGCATTTATGCATTGAGAATGAATGACAAGTTTGAAGACCGGCTGATACTCGAACATGACATTCGACACGCTTTTGAGCACGAGGAGTTTGTGATTGAATATCAACCCAAAGTCGACCTTGGCAGCTACCGAATTACAGGGGCAGAAGCACTCTTGCGCTGGTTTCATCCAACTCGAGGGATGGTTTCGCCAGACGATTTCGTAAAGGTTGCCGAAGATATGGGGCTCATTGATGTTATTGGTCAATGGGTTCTGGAAACGGTGCTAAAACAGTTGCAAGATTGGGACATTCAAGGTGCCAGGGATGTTCCCATTGCGGTAAATGTCTCGGCTCATCAGTTTGTACAGCCTGCTTTCGCAGACTTTGTCGGAGAAGCACTCCAACGATATAGGGTCCAACCGCAGTTGCTGGAGTTAGAGATAACAGAGACGGCGTTTATGACGAATATCGAAGTTGCTGCCAAAAACATTCGGTATTTGGCGCGAATGGGAGTGAAAATCATATTCGACGATTTTGGAACTGGATACTCATCGCTTTCACTGTTGAACAGCTTTGAAATCGACAGTCTTAAAATTGACCGTTCATTTGTTGAAGGATTGTCATGGCGTGACGCAACATGCGAAAGTATTTTGATTTCAATCATTTCTTTAGGACAAAGTCTGGGGATGAATCTCATTGCAGAAGGCGTTGAAGATGAGGAACAATTACGTTTTCTTAAGGAGCGGGACTGCAATGAAGCGCAAGGTTATTTGTTCAGCAAATCCCTGTCAGCTTCCGCACTGGAGCGGTTACTCACTGACAACGAGCCGTTGAGAATAGACGTGTAA
- a CDS encoding lipoate--protein ligase — MIFVDNQGVTDPTINLAMEEYIVSGMNDDETYLLFYINKPCIIIGKNQNTFEEINPVYVREWELPVVRRLSGGGAVYHDFGNLNFSFITNREVDSFRNFRRFTEPVTSALRELGVDAKMTGRNDIEVDGKKISGNAQFTANDRMFNHGTLMFDVDLEAVTAALNVQADKIESKGIKSVRGRVANIREYLQTDMTIEDFRQKLLHTIFSAETVPTYEFTESDWRQIHLIAEHRYRDWDWNYGRSPEFNVRRSKRFPIGKIDIRLDVKNGWVEQCKLYGDFFGTGDMKNIEDRLVKCRYNYADIRKAVEDVDFSYYFGDISLDEFLSLF, encoded by the coding sequence GTGATATTTGTGGACAATCAAGGTGTGACGGATCCAACAATCAACTTGGCCATGGAAGAGTATATTGTCTCCGGTATGAATGATGATGAAACTTATCTTCTCTTTTATATTAACAAACCCTGTATTATCATCGGAAAAAACCAAAATACGTTTGAGGAGATTAATCCGGTGTATGTACGGGAATGGGAACTGCCTGTTGTTCGACGTCTCTCCGGAGGAGGAGCAGTTTACCATGATTTTGGGAATCTTAACTTTAGTTTTATTACCAATCGGGAGGTTGACAGTTTCAGGAACTTCCGCCGTTTTACAGAACCTGTGACCAGTGCGCTGCGCGAATTGGGCGTGGATGCAAAGATGACGGGCAGAAATGATATTGAAGTAGACGGAAAGAAAATTTCGGGCAACGCCCAATTTACAGCAAACGACCGCATGTTCAATCACGGCACCTTGATGTTCGACGTTGACTTGGAAGCCGTTACTGCGGCACTGAACGTTCAGGCGGACAAAATTGAATCCAAAGGCATAAAGTCTGTTCGGGGACGGGTGGCCAACATCAGGGAGTATCTACAAACGGATATGACGATTGAGGATTTCCGCCAGAAATTGCTGCACACGATATTCTCTGCTGAAACTGTTCCCACTTATGAGTTTACAGAGTCAGACTGGCGTCAAATTCACCTCATCGCCGAACACAGGTACCGGGACTGGGACTGGAATTACGGCAGGTCTCCGGAGTTTAATGTGCGGCGGTCAAAGCGGTTCCCCATTGGCAAGATTGATATTCGTTTGGACGTAAAGAACGGGTGGGTTGAACAGTGCAAGCTTTATGGAGATTTCTTTGGAACAGGTGATATGAAAAACATTGAAGACAGACTTGTGAAATGCAGATACAACTATGCTGACATACGAAAAGCGGTTGAGGACGTTGATTTCTCGTACTACTTTGGCGACATTAGTCTTGATGAGTTTTTGAGTCTGTTCTAG
- the fdhD gene encoding formate dehydrogenase accessory sulfurtransferase FdhD gives MEPIQKERKIYRYKNGHVDEMTDLVVSEYPLTIKVNGEEFSTIVSTPEYLEDLTLGFLASEGVIQSPDEVKSLTISRTQGVAHVEVQNLQRFRQLFRAKRVVTSCCGMSRQGFVFVNDELTAKKMEGVHVRVTFDECFHLIDELQQQSDLFQSTGGVHNASLCTTDGTVLSRRDIGRHNALDKIYGYCLREKIDLQDKIVVFSGRISSEILMKVAKIGCEIVLSKSAPTDLALTAAEELGITTIGFIRGESLNVYTRPDRVVNLD, from the coding sequence ATGGAACCGATTCAAAAAGAGAGAAAGATTTACCGATATAAAAATGGCCATGTTGACGAGATGACCGACTTGGTTGTATCTGAATATCCGCTGACCATTAAAGTGAATGGGGAAGAATTCTCAACTATTGTGAGTACACCGGAGTATTTGGAAGACCTAACGCTTGGCTTTTTGGCTTCCGAAGGAGTCATTCAATCCCCTGATGAGGTCAAGAGTCTGACAATCTCACGGACTCAAGGTGTCGCTCATGTCGAAGTCCAGAATCTGCAGCGTTTCCGGCAGTTGTTTCGGGCTAAGCGAGTTGTGACCTCTTGTTGCGGTATGTCGAGGCAAGGTTTCGTGTTTGTCAACGACGAGTTGACTGCAAAGAAGATGGAGGGCGTTCATGTCCGTGTGACCTTTGACGAATGCTTCCACTTGATAGATGAACTTCAGCAACAGTCGGATTTGTTTCAATCTACTGGGGGCGTTCACAACGCTTCGTTATGTACGACAGATGGGACAGTTTTGTCGAGACGGGACATCGGGCGACACAATGCACTGGACAAAATTTACGGGTATTGTCTGCGTGAGAAGATTGACTTACAGGACAAAATTGTCGTTTTCAGCGGCAGGATTTCATCAGAAATTTTAATGAAGGTTGCCAAAATAGGCTGTGAGATTGTTTTGTCAAAATCCGCCCCAACAGACCTGGCACTGACCGCTGCAGAAGAATTGGGGATTACCACTATCGGCTTTATCAGAGGTGAATCCTTAAATGTCTATACCAGGCCAGACCGGGTTGTGAATCTCGATTGA